From Cricetulus griseus strain 17A/GY chromosome 1 unlocalized genomic scaffold, alternate assembly CriGri-PICRH-1.0 chr1_0, whole genome shotgun sequence, a single genomic window includes:
- the Cct2 gene encoding T-complex protein 1 subunit beta, with translation MASLSLAPVNIFKAGADEERAETARLSSFIGAIAIGDLVKSTLGPKGMDKILLSSGRDASLMVTNDGATILKNIGVDNPAAKVLVDMSRVQDDEVGDGTTSVTVLAAELLREAESLIAKKIHPQTIIAGWREATKAAREALLTSAVDHGYDEVKFRQDLMNIAGTTLSSKLLTHHKDHFTELAVEAVLRLKGSGNLEAIHVIKKLGGSLADSYLDEGFLLDKKIGVNQPKRIENAKILIANTGMDTDKIKIFGSRVRVDSTAKVAEIEHAEKEKMKEKVERILKHGINCFINRQLIYNYPEQLFGAAGVMAIEHADFAGVERLALVTGGEIASTFDHPELVKLGSCKLIEEVMIGEDKLIHFSGVALGEACTIVLRGATQQILDEAERSLHDALCVLAQTVKDPRTVYGGGCSEMLMAHAVAKLASKTPGKEAVAMESFAKALRMLPTIIADNAGYDSADLVAQLRAAHSEGRTTTGLDMKEGTIGDMAVLGITESFQVKRQVLLSAAEAAEVILRVDNIIKAAPRKRVPDHHPC, from the exons GACAAAATTCTTCTAAGCAGTGGACGAGATGCCTCTCTAATGGTAACCAATGATGGTGCCACCATTCTAAAAAACATTGGTGTTGACAACCCAGCAGCTAAAGTTTTAGTTG atATGTCAAGGGTTCAAGATGATGAAGTTGGTGATGGCACTACCTCTGTTACTGTTTTGGCAGCAGAACTACTCCGG GAAGCAGAATCTTTAATTGCAAAAAAGATACATCCACAGACCATCATTGCAGGTTGGAGAGAAGCCACCAAGGCAGCAAGAGAGGCGCTGTTGACCTCTGCTGTTGATCACGG ttacGATGAAGTCAAATTCCGGCAAGATTTAATGAACATTGCAGGAACGACATTATCCTCAAAACTCCTTACTCATCATAAGGACCACTTTACGGAGTTAGCTGTAGAAGCTGTTCTCAGACTGAAGGGCTCTGGTAATCTGGAGGCCATCCATGTCATCAAGAAGCTAGGAGGGAGTCTGGCAGACTCCTATTTAGAtgaag GTTTTCTGTTGGATAAAAAGATTGGAGTAAATCAACCAAAGAGAATTGAAAATGCTAAAATTCTTATTGCAAATACTGGAATGGATACCGACAAAATAAAA ATATTTGGCTCTCGGGTCAGAGTTGATTCCACGGCAAAGGTTGCCGAAATAGAGCatgcagaaaaggaaaagatgaaggaGAAGGTTGAGCGTATTCTTAAGCATGGGATAAATTGCTTTATTAACAG ACAGTTAATTTATAATTATCCCGAACAACTGTTTGGTGCTGCTGGTGTCATGGCTATTGAACATGCAGATTTTGCAGGTGTGGAACGCCTGGCACTTGTCACAG GTGGTGAGATTGCCTCCACTTTTGATCACCCGGAGCTGGTGAAGCTTGGAAGCTGCAAACTTATTGAGGAAGTCATGATTGGAGAAGACAAACTCATCCACTTTTCTGGAGTTGCCCTTG GTGAGGCTTGTACTATTGTACTTCGTGGTGCCACACAACAAATTTTGGATGAAGCTGAAAGGTCTTTGCATGATGCCCTTTGTGTTCTTGCCCAGACTGTGAAAGATCCTAGGACAGTCTATGGAGGAG GTTGTTCTGAGATGCTGATGGCTCATGCTGTGGCAAAACTTGCCAGTAAAACTCCAGGAAAAGAAGCTGTAGCAATGGAGTCTTTTGCTAAAGCACTAAGAATG TTGCCAACCATTATAGCTGACAATGCAGGCTATGACAGTGCAGATCTGGTGGCACAGCTCCGGGCTGCTCACAGTGAAGGTCGTACAACTACTGGACTGG ATATGAAGGAAGGTACCATTGGAGACATGGCAGTACTGGGTATCACAGAGAGTTTCCAAGTGAAGCGGCAGGTTCTCTTGAGTGCAGCTGAAGCAGCAGAGGTGATTCTCCGTGTGGACAACATCATCAAAGCAGCACCGAG GAAACGTGTCCCTGATCACCACCCCTGCTAA